From Litoribacterium kuwaitense, a single genomic window includes:
- a CDS encoding IDEAL domain-containing protein, with the protein MTQNHWLNVGDWVSGRTVNDEIFIGFVESFENTNGSVKVTVTECDHTSLIHKRIVTFQNLIKKLPIFDIQEKGQLHNLIDIALMEKDRETFMQLTRRLQEMENSKDPVGAI; encoded by the coding sequence GTGACACAAAACCATTGGTTAAATGTCGGCGACTGGGTTAGTGGAAGAACAGTAAATGATGAAATATTTATCGGCTTTGTTGAGTCATTTGAGAATACAAACGGATCCGTAAAAGTGACAGTAACTGAATGCGATCATACTTCCCTCATTCATAAACGAATTGTCACTTTTCAAAACCTCATAAAAAAACTTCCTATTTTTGACATTCAAGAAAAAGGGCAATTGCATAATTTAATAGATATTGCGTTAATGGAAAAAGACCGTGAAACATTCATGCAGCTCACAAGACGATTGCAAGAAATGGAAAATTCGAAAGATCCGGTCGGTGCTATATAA
- a CDS encoding DUF3891 family protein encodes MIIRHESSTELHFYRQHDHGIISGTLATYLQDRLLPFPNAVRDQWLTAVRDHDIGWTELDEEILWDEEKPEPYQFEHYPALAKTRAYERGINQVEKQSILAGLLCSMHLSSFFEGATSLLPEERNFLNKEHQRQEQLYLQQPLTKDQLDASLHLLQFCDHLSLYICQNKPGSYKINEFPWYKEGFAYRSGALRNHPILGWWTDENRVVLHPFPFKSSVNVLMPYKRLEKEGLHPNNINDRFHRASVEYLTVQFAPIEEEDVWQKQF; translated from the coding sequence TTGATTATTCGCCATGAGTCATCAACTGAATTGCATTTTTATCGTCAGCACGATCATGGGATTATTTCCGGCACATTAGCGACCTACTTGCAAGATCGTCTTTTACCTTTTCCAAACGCAGTACGAGATCAATGGCTTACAGCTGTCAGAGACCATGATATTGGTTGGACTGAATTAGACGAGGAGATACTTTGGGACGAAGAAAAGCCAGAGCCTTATCAATTTGAGCATTACCCAGCTCTCGCTAAAACGAGGGCATATGAACGAGGCATTAATCAAGTTGAAAAACAATCTATATTGGCAGGACTTTTGTGTAGTATGCATTTAAGCTCATTTTTTGAAGGAGCGACCAGCTTACTTCCAGAAGAAAGAAATTTTTTAAATAAGGAACATCAAAGACAAGAACAGCTCTATTTACAACAGCCTCTTACGAAAGATCAGCTTGATGCATCACTTCATTTACTTCAATTTTGCGATCATCTGTCTTTATACATTTGTCAAAATAAGCCTGGGAGTTATAAGATCAACGAATTCCCCTGGTATAAAGAAGGGTTTGCGTACCGCTCAGGAGCATTACGAAATCATCCTATTCTCGGCTGGTGGACAGACGAAAATCGTGTCGTTTTGCACCCTTTCCCATTCAAATCGTCTGTTAACGTTTTGATGCCTTACAAAAGGCTCGAAAAAGAAGGATTACACCCGAACAATATTAACGATCGATTTCATCGTGCTTCAGTAGAATATTTGACTGTGCAATTCGCCCCAATTGAGGAGGAAGACGTATGGCAAAAGCAATTTTAA